A genomic window from Halorubrum trapanicum includes:
- the sod gene encoding superoxide dismutase has translation MSYELDPLPYDYDALEPHISEQVLEWHHDTHHQGYVNGWNSAEETLEENRENHDFSSSAGAIRNVTHNSSGHILHDLFWQNMSPEGGDEPEGALADRIEEDFGSYEAWKGEFEAAAGNASGWALLVYDTFSNQLRNVVVDKHDQGAIWGGHPILALDVWEHSYYHDYGPARGEFVDNFFEVVDWQEPSSRYEQAVELFE, from the coding sequence ATGAGCTACGAACTCGATCCGCTGCCGTACGACTACGACGCGCTTGAGCCGCACATCTCCGAGCAGGTGCTCGAATGGCATCACGACACCCACCACCAGGGGTACGTCAACGGCTGGAACTCGGCCGAAGAGACGCTCGAAGAGAACCGTGAGAACCACGACTTCTCTTCGTCGGCCGGCGCCATCCGCAACGTGACCCACAACTCCTCGGGCCACATCCTCCACGACCTGTTCTGGCAGAACATGTCGCCGGAGGGCGGCGACGAGCCCGAGGGCGCGCTCGCGGACCGCATCGAGGAGGACTTCGGCTCGTACGAGGCCTGGAAGGGCGAGTTCGAAGCCGCTGCGGGCAACGCGAGCGGCTGGGCGCTGCTGGTGTACGACACGTTCTCGAACCAGCTCCGCAACGTCGTGGTCGACAAGCACGACCAGGGCGCGATCTGGGGCGGCCACCCGATCCTCGCGCTGGACGTCTGGGAGCACTCCTACTACCACGACTACGGCCCGGCCCGCGGCGAGTTCGTCGACAACTTCTTCGAGGTCGTCGACTGGCAGGAGCCGTCGTCCCGCTACGAGCAGGCCGTCGAGCTGTTCGAGTAA
- a CDS encoding DUF2064 domain-containing protein, whose product MTVVALLANPPREGLVGTAIAESTPLSPAEAADLYEAQFRDAVLAVERSGGELLVNYPDEEDLPAEYRTETSPEAELRTLVADTLGGTDEVRFERQVGSSFGARAGNTVTHLLREEGADSVAVVTPTAPLLSRTIVDSAAMKLRTTEVVLGPSSNGRAYYAGFTEPIDFDGAFEAPALPTLAERGRDADRSVDFVEPSPSLETGEDLLDVVPNLRARFAAERVVPDYTAAFVHEKGLDVVVEDGEQRLVRD is encoded by the coding sequence ATGACCGTCGTCGCCCTGCTGGCGAACCCGCCCCGCGAGGGGCTCGTCGGAACCGCGATCGCCGAGTCGACGCCGCTGTCGCCCGCCGAGGCGGCCGACCTCTACGAGGCGCAGTTCCGCGACGCCGTCCTCGCGGTCGAGCGCTCGGGCGGCGAGCTCCTCGTCAACTATCCCGACGAGGAGGACCTCCCCGCCGAGTACCGGACCGAGACGAGCCCGGAGGCGGAGCTGCGGACGCTGGTCGCGGACACCCTCGGCGGCACCGACGAGGTCCGCTTCGAGCGGCAGGTCGGCTCCTCGTTCGGCGCGCGCGCCGGCAACACCGTCACGCACCTGCTGCGCGAGGAGGGCGCCGACTCCGTCGCGGTCGTCACCCCCACCGCGCCGCTGCTCTCGCGGACGATCGTCGACTCCGCGGCGATGAAGCTGCGGACGACCGAGGTCGTCCTCGGGCCCTCGTCGAACGGCCGGGCGTACTACGCGGGCTTCACCGAGCCGATCGACTTCGACGGCGCGTTCGAGGCGCCCGCGCTGCCGACGCTCGCGGAGCGCGGGCGCGACGCTGACCGCTCGGTCGACTTCGTCGAGCCGTCGCCCTCGCTGGAGACCGGCGAGGACCTGCTCGACGTGGTGCCGAACCTCCGGGCGCGGTTCGCCGCCGAGCGCGTGGTGCCGGACTACACGGCCGCGTTCGTCCACGAGAAGGGACTGGACGTGGTCGTCGAAGACGGGGAGCAGCGGCTGGTTCGAGACTGA
- the idi gene encoding isopentenyl-diphosphate Delta-isomerase has protein sequence MSSEDAAAPGDAAGDGASETGDASDTDHENALQDVIAVDPDDVAQGTVNRLDAHTGDGIRHRAFTCLVFDTDGRILLAQRAPTKRLWDGHWDGTVASHPVEGQSQEEATEQRLEEELGISPDQYDDLRVTDKFEYKRYYPNEGVEWEVCAVLKVTLDDTSLDPDEEEIGGMLWADYDHLHENPALYRQLRLCPWFEIAMRRDFS, from the coding sequence ATGAGTTCCGAAGACGCGGCCGCACCGGGGGACGCCGCCGGCGACGGCGCGAGCGAGACGGGCGACGCGAGCGACACGGACCACGAGAACGCGCTTCAGGACGTCATCGCCGTCGACCCCGACGACGTCGCGCAGGGCACGGTGAACCGGCTCGACGCGCACACCGGCGACGGGATCCGCCACCGCGCGTTCACCTGCCTCGTCTTCGACACCGACGGCCGGATCCTGCTGGCCCAGCGCGCGCCGACCAAGCGCCTGTGGGACGGCCACTGGGACGGCACGGTCGCCTCTCACCCCGTCGAGGGGCAGTCCCAGGAGGAGGCCACCGAGCAGCGCCTCGAAGAGGAGCTCGGCATCTCGCCGGACCAGTACGACGACCTCCGCGTGACGGACAAGTTCGAGTACAAGCGCTACTACCCCAACGAGGGCGTCGAGTGGGAGGTGTGCGCGGTGCTGAAGGTCACCCTCGACGACACCTCGCTCGACCCGGACGAGGAGGAGATCGGCGGCATGCTGTGGGCCGACTACGACCACCTCCACGAGAACCCCGCGCTGTACCGGCAGCTCCGCCTCTGCCCGTGGTTCGAGATCGCGATGCGGCGCGACTTCTCCTGA
- a CDS encoding ATP-binding protein, which translates to MSDPALDVVEFVLTTHFYTQDRDLDENDLPPRFRQVFWSADAADDAPGGVERPLKATDETTRTATGVERPWDAVSDLLFTQRTEFSGEISLTQPAMGLEWYRDRAGDDRIAGNPTLVAAMEAAEDLTAPVTREEARDDVRPVQADRVWIDALLSEYFDEDEDGEMLDLVNVRAPEEIETTLADLVLTGDQEGEIQKIVKAIEHREYLAEIGLREIGKLLFVGPPGTGKTTVSRALAHELGLPFVEVKLSMITSQYLGETSKNVEKSFEVAKRLSPCILFIDEFDSVAKTRRSDEHAALKRAVNTLLKSIDEVSLVRDEVLLIGATNHPDQLDAAAWRRFDEIVNFPKPDRDMRADILRVVTKEMKIADFDPEEVADRTSGLTGSDLRMVLREAVLGALTEDRMTITQADVMEAVEDFEERDNLKNMDMIDGEGAEVLGETGSNDAHDHGEEGGHDHGDHDHSDHDHGGEGGHDEDSPDPTRGAEPQGRTQD; encoded by the coding sequence ATGAGTGACCCGGCGCTCGACGTCGTCGAGTTCGTGTTGACGACGCACTTCTACACGCAGGACCGCGACCTCGACGAGAACGACCTGCCGCCCCGATTCCGGCAGGTGTTCTGGTCGGCCGACGCCGCCGACGACGCCCCCGGCGGCGTGGAGCGACCGCTCAAGGCGACCGACGAGACCACCCGCACCGCCACCGGCGTCGAGCGGCCGTGGGACGCGGTCTCCGACCTCCTCTTCACCCAACGCACGGAGTTCTCCGGCGAGATCTCTCTGACCCAGCCGGCGATGGGGCTGGAGTGGTACCGCGACCGCGCGGGCGACGACCGGATCGCCGGGAACCCGACGCTCGTCGCCGCGATGGAGGCCGCGGAGGACCTGACGGCGCCGGTGACCCGCGAGGAGGCCCGAGACGACGTGCGGCCGGTCCAGGCCGACCGCGTCTGGATCGACGCGCTGCTCTCCGAGTACTTCGACGAGGACGAGGACGGCGAGATGCTCGACCTCGTCAACGTCCGCGCCCCCGAGGAGATCGAGACGACGCTGGCCGACCTCGTGCTGACCGGCGACCAAGAGGGCGAGATCCAGAAGATCGTCAAGGCGATCGAACACCGCGAGTACCTCGCGGAGATCGGCCTCCGCGAGATCGGCAAGCTGCTGTTCGTCGGCCCGCCCGGGACCGGGAAGACGACCGTGTCGCGCGCGCTCGCCCACGAGCTCGGGCTCCCGTTCGTCGAGGTGAAGCTCTCGATGATCACGAGCCAGTACCTCGGCGAGACGTCGAAGAACGTCGAGAAGAGCTTCGAGGTCGCGAAGCGGCTCTCGCCGTGTATCCTCTTCATCGACGAGTTCGACTCGGTGGCGAAGACCCGCCGCTCGGACGAGCACGCAGCCCTGAAGCGCGCGGTCAACACCCTGCTGAAGTCGATCGACGAGGTGTCGCTCGTGCGCGACGAGGTCCTCCTCATCGGCGCGACGAACCACCCGGACCAGCTCGACGCCGCCGCGTGGCGCCGGTTCGACGAGATCGTCAACTTCCCCAAGCCGGACCGCGACATGCGCGCGGACATCCTCCGCGTGGTGACCAAGGAGATGAAGATCGCCGACTTCGACCCCGAGGAGGTCGCCGACCGGACCAGCGGGCTCACCGGCTCCGACCTCCGGATGGTGCTCCGGGAGGCCGTCCTCGGCGCCCTCACCGAGGACCGGATGACGATCACGCAGGCGGACGTGATGGAGGCCGTCGAGGACTTCGAGGAGCGCGACAACCTCAAGAACATGGACATGATCGACGGGGAGGGCGCCGAGGTCCTCGGCGAGACGGGGTCGAACGACGCCCACGACCACGGCGAGGAAGGTGGTCACGACCACGGCGATCACGATCACAGCGACCACGACCACGGCGGAGAGGGTGGCCACGACGAGGACTCCCCGGACCCGACCCGCGGCGCCGAACCGCAGGGACGGACGCAGGACTGA
- a CDS encoding class I SAM-dependent methyltransferase — MYGVGDVDFFDRVAPLYDLAMPPADGEALAAGLDHAARPIERLLDVGGGTGRAAAALTGPEITVVDASVGMLSRARRGRGLAGLAADAGRLPFRDASVDAVTVVDAFHHLPDQDAALAEVARVLAPGGALVVRDFNPDHPLGRLLVAGEHAIGMDSQFRAPADLAAAMDDAGLDPRIVDRGFGYTVVGVRR; from the coding sequence ATGTACGGAGTCGGGGACGTCGACTTTTTCGACCGGGTGGCGCCGCTGTACGACCTCGCGATGCCGCCGGCGGACGGCGAGGCGCTGGCGGCCGGCCTCGACCACGCCGCGCGGCCGATCGAGCGCCTCCTCGACGTCGGCGGCGGCACGGGGCGCGCGGCGGCCGCGCTGACCGGTCCGGAGATCACGGTCGTCGACGCCTCCGTCGGGATGCTCTCGCGGGCGCGTCGCGGCCGCGGGCTCGCGGGGCTCGCGGCCGACGCGGGACGGCTTCCGTTCCGCGACGCGAGCGTCGACGCGGTGACGGTCGTCGACGCGTTCCACCACCTCCCGGACCAGGACGCCGCGCTCGCGGAGGTGGCGCGCGTGCTCGCGCCCGGCGGCGCGCTCGTCGTCCGCGATTTTAATCCGGACCACCCGCTCGGGCGACTGCTGGTCGCCGGCGAACACGCGATCGGGATGGACTCGCAGTTCCGAGCGCCCGCTGATCTCGCGGCCGCGATGGACGACGCCGGGCTCGACCCGCGGATCGTCGACCGCGGGTTCGGCTACACGGTCGTGGGCGTTCGACGGTGA
- a CDS encoding GNAT family N-acetyltransferase — protein MEYALVCPPDEGETLRLDYRAFAYAGKFVVGAPGKSVIRTPDGRPAAPDWEPAEPLPDTVDPDAFDEDVIAAVSFSPDRTDPACCRLRYVTVHAARRGEGIGPRLIGETVADLAVAGFERVKIAVNNPFAYEACHKCGFAYTGERTGIAELELERPAATPADADPERYREGLAAFRETDGELSRAERRFVAERLERGPPSVGDAAGSEDGSG, from the coding sequence ATGGAGTACGCGCTCGTGTGTCCGCCCGACGAGGGGGAGACCCTCCGCCTCGACTACCGGGCGTTCGCGTACGCCGGCAAGTTCGTCGTCGGCGCGCCGGGGAAGTCGGTGATCCGGACGCCGGACGGGCGCCCGGCCGCGCCGGACTGGGAGCCGGCCGAGCCGCTGCCGGACACGGTCGACCCCGACGCGTTCGACGAGGACGTGATCGCGGCCGTCTCCTTCTCGCCCGACCGGACCGACCCGGCCTGCTGTCGGCTGCGGTACGTCACGGTCCACGCCGCGCGGCGCGGGGAGGGGATCGGCCCGCGGCTGATCGGCGAGACGGTCGCCGACCTCGCCGTCGCGGGCTTCGAGCGCGTGAAGATCGCCGTGAACAACCCGTTCGCGTACGAGGCGTGCCACAAGTGCGGCTTCGCGTACACCGGCGAGCGCACGGGGATCGCCGAGCTCGAACTGGAGCGCCCCGCGGCGACGCCCGCCGACGCGGACCCGGAGCGGTACCGCGAGGGACTGGCGGCGTTCCGCGAGACCGACGGGGAACTGAGCCGGGCGGAGCGCCGCTTCGTCGCCGAGCGGCTGGAGCGCGGGCCGCCGTCGGTCGGCGACGCGGCGGGGAGCGAAGACGGGTCCGGTTGA
- a CDS encoding TspO/MBR family protein, with amino-acid sequence MATTATSRLLDRRDALLIAGAAIAVNLIGALGVPFTTTQSAWFASLELPSFYPPGWAFGVVWPILYALLGAAAALVYLAGRDGGASAGRVRTALALFGVQLAVNVAWSPVFWGLERPDLGLAVLVVLLPLVVATIRAFDRVDRRAAALLVPYLAWVCFATALNYAIWTLN; translated from the coding sequence ATGGCGACGACCGCGACCTCCCGACTCCTCGACCGCCGGGACGCCCTCCTCATCGCCGGCGCGGCGATCGCGGTCAACCTGATCGGCGCGCTCGGCGTCCCCTTCACGACCACCCAGAGCGCCTGGTTCGCGTCGCTGGAACTGCCCTCCTTCTACCCGCCGGGGTGGGCGTTCGGCGTCGTCTGGCCGATCCTGTACGCGTTACTCGGTGCGGCGGCCGCCCTCGTCTACCTCGCCGGCCGCGACGGGGGAGCGTCGGCGGGACGCGTCCGGACCGCGCTCGCGCTGTTCGGCGTTCAGCTCGCCGTCAACGTCGCGTGGTCGCCGGTCTTCTGGGGGCTCGAACGCCCCGACCTCGGGCTCGCCGTCCTCGTCGTCCTCCTCCCCTTGGTCGTCGCGACGATCCGGGCCTTCGACCGCGTCGACCGCCGCGCCGCGGCGCTGCTCGTCCCCTACCTCGCGTGGGTCTGCTTCGCGACCGCGCTCAACTACGCGATCTGGACGCTCAACTAA
- a CDS encoding AI-2E family transporter yields MNRGQSFLLLLMGSVALLTLFVILPFVEYVIASAILAFILYPFHRRLTRWLRKRVSNRFGQMLSALILILSSIVAVILPLAYITWVFVRDLTAIAAGETGIDVAAIEAEIAAITGQDPEVGDLLQTAGEILVQTLFGGFSGVLNTAIRASVGLSLALFLVYYTLIDGPAFVEWIRATSPLPSDVTADLVDRVDVMTRGVVIGHISVALLQALVAGFGLWAAGIPNVVFWTFVMAVLALLPLIGAFFVWGPAAAYLVVVDQVTAGIFLAVYGVAVIAMVDNYARPLVIDQQAHLNPAIILLGVFGGIYSVGFTGLFVGPIVIGVLAATLETFREDYDAI; encoded by the coding sequence ATGAACCGCGGGCAATCGTTCCTGCTCCTCCTCATGGGGTCGGTGGCGCTTCTGACTCTCTTCGTCATCCTGCCGTTCGTCGAGTACGTGATCGCCTCGGCGATCCTCGCCTTCATCCTCTACCCGTTCCACCGGCGGCTCACCCGCTGGCTCCGGAAGCGCGTCTCGAACCGGTTCGGCCAGATGCTGTCGGCGCTGATCCTCATCCTCTCTTCGATCGTCGCCGTCATCCTCCCGCTCGCGTACATCACGTGGGTGTTCGTCCGCGACCTCACCGCGATCGCGGCCGGCGAAACGGGGATAGACGTCGCCGCCATCGAGGCCGAGATCGCGGCGATCACGGGACAGGACCCGGAGGTCGGCGACCTCCTCCAGACCGCCGGCGAGATCCTCGTGCAGACGCTTTTCGGCGGGTTCAGCGGCGTGTTGAACACGGCGATCCGGGCGTCGGTCGGGCTGTCGCTCGCGCTGTTTCTGGTGTACTACACGCTCATCGACGGGCCGGCGTTCGTCGAGTGGATCCGGGCGACGAGCCCGCTGCCGTCCGACGTGACCGCCGACCTCGTCGACCGCGTCGACGTGATGACCCGCGGCGTCGTCATCGGCCACATCTCGGTCGCGCTCCTCCAGGCGCTGGTCGCGGGGTTCGGGCTGTGGGCCGCCGGGATCCCGAACGTGGTGTTCTGGACGTTCGTGATGGCGGTGTTGGCGCTGTTGCCGCTCATCGGCGCCTTCTTCGTGTGGGGGCCGGCGGCCGCGTACCTCGTGGTCGTCGACCAGGTGACCGCCGGGATCTTCCTCGCCGTCTACGGCGTGGCGGTGATCGCGATGGTCGATAACTACGCCCGCCCGCTCGTCATCGACCAGCAGGCGCACCTGAACCCGGCAATCATCCTGCTGGGCGTGTTCGGCGGCATCTACTCGGTCGGGTTCACCGGCCTCTTCGTCGGCCCCATCGTGATCGGCGTGCTCGCGGCCACGCTGGAGACGTTCCGCGAGGACTACGACGCGATCTGA
- a CDS encoding DUF6149 family protein, which produces MKIRQNIRHWAAKKALTTPVVGDVANDKLVDLHTSIFLNKADEDRREERRDHLDSFFDATMDTYVAALEAGFPEAEAREITHVQANFDFFNHGWTEMMEIPGDELEAHYRRYESFFSEHGITIDDPLGEFRPPEGIVEAPETPAKLDEPEYENALAGFADDVYVETDDGETVVGGDTEEPDEVDAATAPGLDEDEASA; this is translated from the coding sequence ATGAAAATCCGGCAGAACATCCGCCACTGGGCCGCCAAGAAGGCGTTGACCACGCCGGTGGTCGGCGACGTCGCCAACGACAAGCTCGTCGACCTCCACACGAGCATCTTCCTCAACAAGGCGGACGAGGACCGGCGCGAGGAGCGCCGCGACCACCTCGACAGCTTCTTCGACGCGACGATGGACACCTACGTCGCCGCCCTAGAGGCCGGCTTCCCGGAGGCCGAGGCCCGCGAGATCACCCACGTCCAGGCGAACTTCGACTTCTTCAACCACGGGTGGACGGAGATGATGGAGATCCCGGGCGACGAGTTAGAGGCGCACTACCGCCGGTACGAGTCGTTCTTCTCGGAACACGGGATCACGATCGACGACCCGCTGGGCGAGTTCCGCCCGCCGGAGGGGATCGTCGAGGCGCCGGAGACGCCCGCGAAGCTCGACGAGCCCGAGTACGAGAACGCGCTGGCCGGCTTCGCGGACGACGTGTACGTCGAGACCGACGACGGGGAGACGGTCGTCGGCGGCGACACGGAGGAGCCGGACGAGGTCGACGCCGCGACCGCGCCCGGCCTCGACGAGGACGAGGCGAGCGCCTGA
- a CDS encoding DUF1684 domain-containing protein, whose translation MEPKEADDDWAAQVEAQREAKIEQFRDSARSPLPASMRGDAFPGLAYFDPDPAYRFELPIHEHDEKETVTVETTADGEQTYRRWGEFRFEVDGEAATVQAYRPADGADRFWVPFRDATSGEATYGAGRYLDLEPDRDRVDGEWIVDFNHAYNPTCAYNHAYECPLVPTENWLDVAIEAGEKDFPAEPAGADH comes from the coding sequence ATGGAACCGAAAGAGGCGGACGACGACTGGGCGGCGCAGGTGGAGGCGCAGCGGGAGGCGAAGATCGAGCAGTTCCGTGACTCGGCGCGGTCGCCGCTGCCGGCCTCGATGCGGGGCGACGCGTTCCCCGGGCTGGCGTACTTCGACCCTGACCCGGCGTACCGGTTCGAGCTTCCGATCCACGAGCACGACGAGAAAGAGACCGTGACCGTCGAGACGACCGCCGACGGCGAGCAGACGTACCGCCGGTGGGGGGAGTTCCGGTTCGAGGTCGACGGCGAGGCGGCGACGGTTCAGGCGTACCGCCCGGCCGACGGCGCGGACCGCTTCTGGGTGCCGTTCCGCGACGCGACCAGCGGCGAGGCGACGTACGGCGCGGGCCGATACCTCGACTTGGAGCCCGACCGGGACCGCGTCGACGGCGAGTGGATCGTGGACTTCAATCACGCGTACAACCCGACCTGCGCGTACAACCACGCGTACGAGTGCCCGCTCGTTCCGACGGAGAACTGGCTCGACGTCGCGATCGAGGCGGGCGAGAAGGACTTCCCGGCGGAGCCGGCGGGCGCGGACCACTGA
- a CDS encoding NAD(P)/FAD-dependent oxidoreductase encodes MSDSYVIIGDGIAGASAAETLREEAPDAEITVLTDEGESLYNRILIKEYAKGKLPEAPISIHEESWYDDHDVDLRLNTVVVDIDVDEDAVHTHEGETFEYDSLLLAVGGTPQQLPVGNADADGIHHFWTFQDARKIKESVEGAEKGVIVGAGLLGIDFAAICGAQDVEAKYLMRGDNWWRYALSEEGAEIMHEAMRERGVEPVFGSGVDHFEVDDDGCVEAAVDPNGERYECDFAGVAIGLNFNTEFVEDTPLELDDGIVVDEFMRTNVDNVYAAGDITTFNDLILGERAKNGSWGSAKEQGTIAARNMVEYGSEAFEWVSSYSITHFDFPFLSFGHPTLGDESVEATTAEGEWRRVALKDGKVVGGVLIGDLSPQSAFKQLMREGRDVSDQTDRLMEPGFSVDDLAAPTEQ; translated from the coding sequence ATGAGCGATTCGTACGTGATCATCGGTGACGGTATCGCGGGCGCGTCCGCGGCCGAGACGCTGCGCGAGGAAGCGCCCGACGCCGAGATCACGGTTCTCACGGACGAGGGTGAGTCCCTCTACAACCGGATCCTGATCAAGGAGTACGCGAAGGGGAAGCTCCCCGAGGCCCCGATTTCGATCCACGAAGAGAGCTGGTACGACGACCACGACGTCGACCTGCGACTCAACACCGTCGTCGTCGACATCGACGTCGACGAGGACGCGGTACACACCCACGAGGGCGAGACGTTCGAGTACGACTCCCTCCTGCTCGCGGTCGGCGGCACGCCCCAGCAGCTCCCGGTCGGGAACGCGGACGCCGACGGGATCCACCACTTCTGGACGTTCCAGGACGCTCGCAAGATCAAAGAGAGCGTCGAGGGCGCGGAGAAGGGCGTCATCGTCGGCGCCGGGCTGCTCGGCATCGACTTCGCGGCCATCTGCGGCGCGCAGGACGTCGAGGCGAAGTACCTGATGCGCGGCGACAACTGGTGGCGCTACGCGCTCTCCGAGGAGGGCGCGGAGATCATGCACGAGGCGATGCGCGAGCGCGGCGTCGAGCCCGTCTTCGGCTCCGGTGTGGACCACTTCGAGGTCGACGACGACGGCTGCGTCGAGGCCGCGGTCGACCCGAACGGCGAGCGCTACGAGTGCGACTTCGCGGGCGTCGCCATCGGGCTGAACTTCAACACCGAGTTCGTCGAGGACACGCCGCTGGAGCTCGACGACGGCATCGTCGTCGACGAGTTCATGCGCACCAACGTCGACAACGTGTACGCCGCGGGCGACATCACCACGTTCAACGACCTGATCCTCGGCGAGCGCGCGAAGAACGGCTCGTGGGGGTCGGCCAAGGAGCAGGGGACGATCGCCGCCCGCAACATGGTCGAGTACGGCAGCGAGGCGTTCGAGTGGGTCTCCTCGTACTCGATCACCCACTTCGACTTCCCGTTCCTCTCCTTCGGCCACCCGACGCTCGGCGACGAGTCGGTTGAGGCGACCACCGCCGAGGGGGAGTGGCGCCGCGTCGCGCTGAAGGACGGCAAGGTGGTCGGCGGGGTGCTCATCGGCGACCTCTCGCCGCAGTCCGCGTTCAAGCAGCTGATGCGCGAGGGGCGCGACGTGAGCGACCAGACGGACCGGCTCATGGAGCCCGGCTTCTCGGTCGACGACCTGGCGGCCCCGACCGAGCAGTAG